In a genomic window of Cynocephalus volans isolate mCynVol1 chromosome 1, mCynVol1.pri, whole genome shotgun sequence:
- the LOC134388705 gene encoding intraflagellar transport protein 74 homolog, whose product MASNQKPSAARPVSRSGIGLTGRPPSGIRPPSGNIRVATGMPPGTARPGSRGGPIGTGGVLSSQIKVADRPVTQQGLSGMKTGMKGPQRQILDKSYYLGLLRSKISELTTEINKLQKEIEMYNQENSVYLSYEKRAETLAIEIKEFQGQLADYNMLVDKLNTNTEMEEVMNDYNMLKAQNDRETQSMDIIFTERQAKENQIRSVEEEIEQEKQAAESIIKNMSSEKQVEYIEMKTTNEKLLQELDTLQQQLDSLNMKKESLETEIAHSQVKQEAVLLHEKLDELESHRDQMIAEDKSMGSPMEERERLLKQVKEDNQEIASMERQLTDIKEKINQFNEEIRELDMDLEEHQLFADAGEMNQKYKELKKREENMDTFIETFEETKNQELERKAQIEANIVALLEHCSRNINRLKQISSITNQELKMMQDDLNFKSTEMQKSQGTTRNLTSDSQRLQLDLQKMELLESKMTEEQHSLKSKIKQMITDLETYNDLPALKSSGEEKKKKLHQERTVLSTRRNAFKKVMEKLNIEYEMLKTQLQENETHSQLTNLERKWQHHEQNNFVMKEFIATKSQESDYQPVMKNVAKQIAEYNKTIVDALHSTSRN is encoded by the exons ATGGCCAGTAACCAGAAACCTTCAGCAGCTCGCCCTGTTTCACGAAGTGGAATTGGGCTGACAGGAAGGCCTCCTTCTGGAATACGACCCCCATCAGGAAATATAAGAGTGGCAACTGGAATGCCACCTGGGACAGCAAGACCAGGTTCTCGTGGTGGTCCTATAGGGACTGGTGGAGTTCTGTCTTCTCAAATCAAAGTCGCTGATCGTCCTGTAACACAACAAGGTTTGAGTGGAATGAAAACTGGGATGAAAGGTCCCCAGAGGCAAATTTTAGACAAATCTTATTATCTTGGGCTTCTTAGAAGTAAAATAAGTGAACTTACAACTGAAATTAATAAACttcagaaagaaatagaaatgtacAATCAAGAGAATTCTGTGTATTTATCATACGAAAAGAGGGCTGAGACGTTAGCCATTGAAATCAAAGAGTTTCAAGGACAACTAGCAGACTACAACATGCTGGTAGATAAACTTAATACCAATACTGAAATGGAAGAAGTAATGAATGATTATAACATGCTCAAAGCTCAAAATGATAGAGAAACACAAAGTATGGATATCATATTTACTGAAAGACAAGCGAAAGAAAACCAAATTAGAAGTGTcgaagaagaaattgaacaggaaaaaCAAGCAGCAGAGAGCATTATCAAAAATATGTCTTCCGAAAAACAAGTCGAGTATATAGAGATGAAAACCACAAATGAGAAATTGTTGCAGGAATTAGACACACTTCAGCAACAACTAGATTCACTGAACATGAAAAAAGAGAGCCTGGAAACTGAAATAGCACACTCCCAAGTAAAACAGGAGGCTGTATTGCTGCATGAAAAACTTGATGAGTTGGAGTCCCATCGAGATCAAATGATTGCAGAAGACAAAAGCATGGGATCTCcaatggaagagagagagagattacttAAGCAAGTTAAAGAAGATAATCAGGAAATAGCCAGCATGGAGAGACAATTaacagatataaaagaaaaaataaatcagtttaaTGAAGAAATTAGAGAACTTGACATGGATTTAGAGGAACACCAA CTGTTTGCTGATGCAGGTGAAATGAATCAGAAATACAAGGAGCtaaaaaaaagggaggaaaatatGGACACTTTTATTGAGACTTTTGAGGAAACTAAAAATCAGGAATTGGAACGGAAGGCACAGATAGAAGCCAACATTGTTGCACTTTTGGAGCACTGTAGTCGAAATATAAATCGTCTGAAACAGATATCCTCTATCACCAATCAAGAGCTAAAGATGATGCAGGATGACCTCAATTTTAAATCCACTGAAATGCAGAAATCACAAGGGACAACTAGGAATTTGACTTCAGACAGTCAACGTCTACAGTTGGATCTACAGAAAATGGAGCTTCTGGAAAGTAAGATGACTGAGGAACAACATTCTTTAAAGAGCAAAATTAAGCAAATGATAACTGATCTGGAGACATACaatgatttgccagctttaaaATCATcaggtgaagaaaagaaaaagaaattacatcaGGAGAGAACAGTATTATCAACCCGCAGAAATGCCTTTAAAAAAGTAATGGAGAAGCTAAACATAGAATATGAGATGCTGAAAACACAATTGCAAGAAAATGAGACACATTCTCAGCTTACAAATTTGGAGAGAAAGTGGCAACACCATGAGCAAAATAATTTTGTGATGAAAGAATTCATAGCAACCAAGAGTCAAGAGAGTGATTACCAGCCAGTTATGAAAAATGTGGCCAAGCAGATTGCAGAGTACAATAAAACCATCGTGGATGCTCTACATAGCACTAGCAGAAACTAA